In a genomic window of Ancylothrix sp. D3o:
- a CDS encoding FAD-binding domain-containing protein, with protein MSNLILFWHRRDLRITDNIGLSEARKRTPKVIGIFCLDPNILQRDDIAPARVKYMLGCLENLQQNYQKTGSQLLILKNDPKQAIPNLAKALKAKAVFWNWDIEPYAQQRDQTIKQILQQTGIEVQNFWDQLLHFPDEIRTGTGQKYTVYTPFWRNWNSKPKSHPTPTLENTENLTETEQETAKNAGATTLPTLKELGFVWDNPLILQPGEIAAKQKLDEFCSQAIFDYDTNRNYPAIEGTSTLSAALKFGAIGIRTVWQATETLKPKCQTEEQQAGIQTWQQEIAWREFYQHALYNFPELAEGPYRNPFKNFPWEGNETHFQAWCEGKTGYPIIDAAIRQMNQTAWMHNRCRMIVASFLTKDLILNWQLGEKYFMQKLYDGDLSANNGGWQWSASSGMDPKPLRIFNPATQAQKFDPKAEYIRQWVPELAGINTKDILTGNITPLERKACGYPAPIVDHNRQQRRFKQLYQQQKADI; from the coding sequence ATGTCTAATTTAATTTTATTTTGGCACCGGCGCGACCTCCGAATAACCGACAACATCGGCCTATCAGAAGCCAGAAAACGCACCCCCAAAGTCATCGGAATATTTTGCCTAGACCCCAACATCTTACAACGAGATGACATAGCCCCAGCCCGCGTAAAATATATGCTCGGCTGCCTAGAAAACCTCCAACAAAACTATCAAAAAACCGGCAGCCAACTCCTGATTTTAAAAAACGACCCCAAACAAGCCATCCCCAACCTAGCCAAAGCCCTCAAAGCCAAAGCCGTATTCTGGAATTGGGACATCGAACCCTACGCCCAACAACGCGACCAAACCATCAAACAAATACTCCAACAAACCGGCATCGAAGTTCAAAACTTTTGGGATCAACTCTTACACTTTCCCGACGAAATACGCACCGGCACCGGCCAAAAATACACCGTCTATACCCCCTTTTGGAGAAACTGGAATAGCAAACCAAAATCTCACCCCACACCCACCTTAGAAAACACAGAAAACCTCACTGAAACCGAACAAGAAACAGCAAAAAATGCCGGTGCAACCACCCTCCCCACCCTCAAAGAATTAGGCTTTGTTTGGGATAACCCCCTCATCCTTCAACCCGGAGAAATTGCCGCAAAACAAAAATTAGATGAATTTTGCTCTCAAGCCATCTTTGACTACGATACAAACCGAAATTACCCCGCCATAGAAGGCACATCAACCCTGAGTGCAGCCCTCAAATTTGGCGCAATTGGCATCCGCACAGTTTGGCAAGCAACCGAAACCCTAAAACCAAAATGTCAAACAGAAGAACAGCAGGCCGGTATTCAAACTTGGCAACAAGAAATCGCCTGGAGAGAATTTTATCAACACGCCCTTTATAACTTCCCAGAATTAGCCGAAGGGCCCTATAGAAACCCCTTTAAAAACTTCCCCTGGGAAGGCAACGAAACCCACTTTCAAGCCTGGTGTGAAGGCAAAACCGGCTACCCCATAATTGATGCAGCCATACGACAAATGAACCAAACCGCCTGGATGCACAACCGCTGCCGAATGATAGTAGCCAGCTTCCTCACAAAAGACCTAATTCTTAACTGGCAACTAGGCGAAAAATACTTTATGCAAAAACTTTATGACGGCGATCTTTCAGCCAACAATGGCGGCTGGCAATGGAGTGCATCAAGTGGCATGGACCCCAAACCCCTACGCATTTTTAACCCAGCAACCCAAGCCCAAAAATTTGACCCCAAAGCCGAATATATCCGCCAATGGGTACCCGAATTAGCCGGCATCAATACTAAGGATATCTTAACCGGCAACATCACCCCCCTAGAAAGAAAAGCCTGCGGATATCCAGCCCCCATTGTTGACCATAATAGACAACAACGCCGGTTTAAACAACTCTATCAACAACAAAAAGCCGACATTTAA